A genomic segment from Luteolibacter ambystomatis encodes:
- a CDS encoding family 1 glycosylhydrolase: MAFPLNFLFGTANADHQVEAHDPRHEDVWDLWERTQGLSPRGRATDFWNRYEEDIAAAAAMGCKLFRFSTAWARVETSEGVFDPEALAHYRRVAECVRSHGMQVMLTLHHFVWPVWLERDHGGMLGKRFPDLFARYADRVAEAMGGLVDYWITFNEPSQLTFGYIKPWWRNRYYMPPGLPRGEEVDEEAAAVGRLVPSLFRAHARARVKIKARRSETKVGVNPLVTGFPTWLQMLMDWAACHRRLSEALFKFTTRGALVGERAKVDLVIGGITSGRHGRFESSDPYLRTGKAVLVKADWAGEGMDSLADKRVGVLGIGNQPDGWKRDLPPSAKKRIFSNYDEARSSLAVGAVDAVYGDAPFLMPHGLEESGSFRFLVTGLSDESYVVLAPNGHGDLLERVNRVVATFQREVTAGREEPWIQPAAPSDEGKLPPVSLAEVLWGPAENERPGEGRGRSMKHIRRRGRIRIGLRKDTPGLSPACRGEGLELLLARRIAHQVMGDEDLLEIVPLEPSRRAKALSSKSSWLNWAWRFWGTTSLIANANWWYLGTSGRLPVELCPDEAIGAQDFVGLDYYWGLPTHKLHRFRSLEDAAHGKFIQAPVWPQGLFHALRRFHRWFPGQELFIVENGSVPEANGVPRGEYLKLHLQQVEKAIDKGVPVSGYNCWSITSNREWGHPFDPNTDFGLYFVDMDKDPELRRVETAEVEVYREIIAAATTRGV; the protein is encoded by the coding sequence TCTGGAACCGCTATGAGGAGGACATCGCGGCGGCCGCGGCGATGGGCTGCAAGTTGTTCCGCTTTTCCACGGCGTGGGCGCGGGTGGAAACATCCGAGGGTGTGTTCGATCCGGAGGCGCTGGCGCACTACCGGCGGGTGGCGGAATGCGTCCGCAGTCATGGCATGCAGGTGATGCTGACGCTGCACCACTTCGTCTGGCCGGTATGGTTGGAAAGGGACCACGGGGGGATGCTGGGAAAGCGGTTTCCGGATCTCTTCGCCCGCTATGCGGACCGGGTGGCGGAGGCGATGGGGGGCCTGGTGGACTACTGGATCACTTTCAACGAGCCGAGCCAGCTCACCTTCGGCTACATCAAGCCGTGGTGGCGGAACCGCTACTACATGCCGCCGGGACTACCGCGCGGCGAGGAGGTGGATGAGGAAGCCGCGGCGGTGGGGAGGCTGGTGCCCTCGCTGTTCCGGGCGCACGCGCGGGCGCGGGTAAAGATCAAGGCGCGGCGTTCCGAAACGAAGGTGGGTGTGAACCCGCTGGTGACGGGATTCCCCACGTGGCTCCAGATGCTGATGGACTGGGCGGCGTGCCATCGCCGTCTGTCGGAGGCATTGTTCAAGTTCACCACGCGTGGGGCGCTGGTGGGCGAGCGGGCGAAGGTGGATCTGGTGATCGGTGGTATCACCTCCGGACGCCATGGTCGTTTTGAATCGAGCGATCCCTATCTGCGGACGGGCAAGGCGGTGTTGGTGAAGGCGGATTGGGCGGGTGAGGGGATGGATTCACTCGCGGACAAGCGCGTGGGTGTGCTCGGCATCGGCAACCAGCCGGACGGGTGGAAGCGCGACCTGCCTCCGTCCGCCAAGAAGCGGATTTTTTCAAACTACGATGAAGCTCGTAGTTCGCTGGCCGTCGGAGCGGTCGACGCGGTGTATGGGGACGCGCCCTTTCTGATGCCGCATGGTTTGGAGGAGAGCGGGTCGTTCCGCTTTCTCGTCACCGGATTGAGCGACGAGTCCTATGTGGTGCTCGCGCCGAACGGCCATGGCGATCTGTTGGAGCGCGTGAACCGGGTGGTGGCGACGTTCCAGCGTGAGGTGACTGCGGGGCGGGAAGAACCATGGATCCAGCCCGCCGCGCCATCGGATGAGGGCAAGCTGCCGCCGGTTTCGCTGGCGGAGGTGCTGTGGGGACCGGCGGAGAACGAACGTCCCGGCGAAGGGCGGGGGCGCTCGATGAAGCACATCCGCCGCCGTGGCCGCATCCGCATCGGTCTGCGCAAGGACACGCCGGGGCTTTCACCCGCGTGTCGTGGCGAGGGCCTTGAACTGTTGCTCGCGCGGCGCATCGCGCACCAGGTGATGGGGGATGAGGATCTGCTCGAGATCGTGCCACTGGAGCCCTCGCGGCGGGCGAAGGCGCTGTCTTCGAAATCGAGCTGGCTGAACTGGGCGTGGCGCTTCTGGGGGACGACGAGCTTGATCGCGAATGCGAACTGGTGGTATCTGGGGACCTCCGGGCGTTTGCCGGTGGAGCTTTGCCCGGATGAGGCGATTGGCGCGCAGGATTTCGTGGGGCTTGACTATTACTGGGGTCTGCCGACGCACAAGCTGCACCGTTTCCGATCTCTGGAGGATGCGGCCCACGGCAAGTTCATCCAGGCTCCGGTATGGCCGCAGGGGTTGTTCCATGCCTTGCGGCGTTTCCACCGTTGGTTTCCAGGGCAGGAGCTGTTTATCGTGGAGAACGGCAGCGTGCCGGAGGCGAATGGTGTGCCGCGCGGCGAGTATCTGAAGCTGCATCTCCAGCAGGTGGAGAAGGCCATCGACAAGGGCGTGCCGGTGAGCGGCTACAACTGCTGGTCGATCACTTCCAACCGGGAATGGGGCCATCCGTTCGATCCGAACACGGACTTCGGCCTCTACTTCGTGGACATGGACAAGGACCCGGAACTGCGTCGCGTGGAGACGGCGGAGGTGGAGGTATATCGGGAGATCATCGCCGCGGCGACGACGCGGGGAGTGTGA